A stretch of the Mesorhizobium sp. Pch-S genome encodes the following:
- a CDS encoding DMT family transporter, whose product MSMANSEQRTDVTAMLAVALTVVGWASAFPAIRAGLAAFGPLELGALRFAIAAVPAVIFLAVKRPALPKLNELWRFGVGGAIFVALYTAMLNIGETTVSAGAAAFIINVSPIFTAIMAMFLLGERFPALAWLGTFVSFAGIGVIAMGEGNGLTFNTGALLILGSALCSSVNTIVQKPLFSRHHPLTVSAWNMVLGALCLAPFFPESLVQASHADRAGLTAVIYLGLIPSFISYAAWATALSRLPAARASNYLYLVSPVATVIGFAWLGEVPTTLGIIGGVLALGGVIIVNMKR is encoded by the coding sequence ATGAGCATGGCGAATTCGGAACAGCGCACGGATGTCACGGCAATGCTGGCAGTGGCACTGACCGTGGTCGGTTGGGCCTCTGCCTTTCCGGCGATCCGCGCCGGCCTCGCTGCCTTCGGGCCGCTGGAACTCGGCGCGTTGCGTTTTGCGATCGCCGCCGTGCCCGCGGTGATCTTCCTCGCCGTCAAGCGCCCGGCATTGCCCAAACTCAACGAACTTTGGCGCTTCGGCGTCGGCGGCGCGATCTTTGTCGCGCTCTATACGGCGATGCTGAACATCGGCGAAACCACAGTGTCGGCGGGGGCTGCAGCCTTCATCATCAATGTCAGCCCGATCTTCACGGCCATAATGGCGATGTTCCTGCTCGGCGAGCGGTTCCCGGCTCTCGCCTGGCTCGGTACTTTTGTCTCCTTCGCCGGTATCGGTGTCATTGCGATGGGTGAGGGCAACGGGTTGACGTTCAACACCGGCGCGCTGCTGATCCTCGGTTCGGCGCTGTGTTCGTCGGTCAACACGATCGTGCAGAAGCCGCTGTTTTCACGGCACCATCCGCTGACGGTCTCGGCATGGAACATGGTGCTCGGCGCACTGTGCCTGGCACCATTTTTTCCGGAAAGCCTCGTCCAGGCTTCACATGCTGACAGGGCTGGCCTCACTGCTGTGATCTATCTCGGCCTGATCCCGAGCTTCATATCCTACGCGGCCTGGGCAACGGCACTGTCACGACTGCCGGCAGCGCGCGCCTCCAACTATCTTTACCTGGTTTCACCTGTCGCGACGGTGATCGGCTTCGCCTGGCTCGGCGAGGTGCCGACGACGCTTGGTATCATCGGTGGCGTGCTTGCGCTTGGCGGCGTGATCATCGTCAACATGAAGCGCTAG
- the mutL gene encoding DNA mismatch repair endonuclease MutL, which yields MPIRQLSETMINQIAAGEVIERPASVVKELVENALDAGACRVEIVTAGGGLNLIRVTDDGAGMPEHELALAVARHCTSKLSDDINDIRSLGFRGEALPSIGSVARLSIRSRTAQGDSAAEISIEGGRVAPVRPAAANRGTTVEVRDLFFATPARLKFMKGERAESSATSDVIKRIAIAFPAVRFTLAGADRSTLELPATEDGPEGQLRRLAQVMGSEFPDNSIAVDAMREGVRLTGHVSIPSFTRANALQQYAYVNGRPVRDKLIAGAIRGAYMDVLPRDRHAVVALFLTLDPATVDVNVHPAKADVRFRDPGLVRGLIVGAIREALTSAGVRAATTGAAGMMAAFRPGAASFGHGGPSNGHRSYEAAYHASGPVGFDATRSPQRPLDMGFREHDQQAFNAGPAFSADARASQVEAAETLLGTTLGAARAQVHENYIVAQTRDSLVIVDQHAAHERLVYEALKNALHSRPVPAQMLLLPEIVDLPEDDAERLALHAETLKRFGLGIERFGPGAIAVRETPSMLGETDVQQLVRDLADEIADNDTTETLTERLNHIAATMACHGSVRSGRLLKPDEMNALLRQMEATPGSGTCNHGRPTYIELKLADIERLFGRR from the coding sequence ATGCCCATCCGCCAGCTTTCCGAAACGATGATCAACCAGATCGCTGCTGGCGAGGTCATCGAGCGTCCCGCCAGCGTCGTCAAGGAACTGGTCGAGAATGCGCTCGACGCCGGAGCCTGCCGCGTCGAGATCGTTACGGCTGGAGGCGGATTGAATTTGATCCGTGTCACCGATGACGGCGCCGGGATGCCGGAACACGAGCTGGCACTGGCGGTCGCCCGTCATTGCACGTCCAAGCTTTCCGATGACATCAACGACATCCGCTCGCTCGGCTTCCGCGGCGAGGCATTGCCTTCGATCGGTTCGGTGGCGCGGCTGTCGATCCGCTCGCGCACGGCACAGGGCGATAGTGCCGCTGAGATCAGCATCGAGGGCGGGCGCGTTGCGCCCGTACGACCGGCAGCAGCCAACCGCGGCACGACGGTGGAGGTGCGCGACCTGTTCTTCGCCACGCCGGCTCGACTGAAGTTCATGAAGGGCGAGCGCGCGGAAAGCTCGGCGACCAGCGATGTCATCAAGCGCATCGCCATCGCCTTCCCTGCCGTACGCTTCACATTGGCTGGTGCAGACCGCTCGACACTGGAGCTGCCCGCGACTGAGGACGGCCCAGAAGGACAATTGCGACGCCTCGCCCAGGTGATGGGCTCTGAATTCCCGGACAATTCGATTGCCGTCGATGCCATGCGCGAAGGTGTGCGATTGACCGGCCACGTCTCGATCCCCTCCTTCACGCGCGCCAACGCGCTGCAGCAGTACGCTTATGTCAACGGCCGCCCCGTGCGCGACAAGCTGATCGCCGGCGCCATCCGCGGCGCCTATATGGATGTGCTGCCGCGTGACCGGCATGCCGTGGTGGCGCTGTTCCTGACGCTTGATCCCGCGACCGTCGACGTCAACGTCCATCCGGCGAAGGCCGATGTGCGTTTCCGCGACCCCGGCCTGGTACGCGGACTGATCGTCGGCGCGATCCGCGAAGCGCTGACCAGCGCTGGTGTCCGGGCGGCAACGACAGGCGCCGCCGGCATGATGGCTGCATTCAGGCCCGGTGCTGCAAGCTTCGGCCATGGCGGTCCAAGCAACGGCCATCGCAGCTACGAAGCGGCTTATCATGCCTCCGGGCCGGTTGGTTTCGATGCCACGCGATCGCCGCAACGACCTCTCGACATGGGCTTTCGCGAACATGACCAGCAGGCTTTCAATGCCGGACCGGCCTTCAGCGCCGACGCCCGCGCCAGCCAGGTCGAGGCTGCCGAGACCCTGCTGGGTACGACCCTCGGCGCCGCACGCGCTCAGGTGCATGAGAACTACATCGTTGCACAGACCCGGGATTCGCTGGTCATCGTCGACCAGCATGCCGCGCATGAGCGACTGGTCTACGAAGCGCTGAAGAATGCGTTGCATTCCCGCCCTGTGCCGGCGCAGATGCTGCTGCTGCCGGAAATCGTCGACCTCCCCGAAGACGACGCCGAAAGGCTGGCCTTACATGCCGAGACGCTGAAGCGCTTCGGCCTCGGCATCGAGCGTTTCGGCCCGGGCGCCATCGCGGTGCGCGAGACGCCGTCGATGCTGGGCGAGACCGACGTGCAACAGCTTGTCCGCGATCTGGCCGACGAAATCGCCGACAACGACACCACCGAAACGCTCACCGAACGCCTCAATCACATCGCGGCCACCATGGCCTGCCATGGTTCCGTGCGCTCAGGCCGTCTGCTCAAACCGGACGAAATGAATGCTCTGCTGCGTCAGATGGAGGCCACACCAGGCTCCGGCACCTGCAACCACGGCCGCCCGACCTATATCGAGCTCAAGCTCGCGGACATCGAGCGCCTGTTCGGACGGCGATAA
- a CDS encoding metallophosphoesterase: MITRRDLLKIGGTAAMFAPFGGFTIDAAAAAEGAPLFKFGVVADPQYAPVVPNLKLNRYYSNSLWKLSEAIEAFNQEDLRFVATLGDIIDRHWESYAHILPLYDKLKHERFFLLGNHDFDVAAEYLTSVVRTAGMEKAYYDFAGGGYRFIVLDGNDVSLFAPPKDDPRREVAAKRLEDLKAKGAVNAQTWNGSLSDEQFDWLGKTIEAAQSANEKVIVMGHYPVYPENEHNMWDSERIVELLTGSSNVVAYFNGHNHAGNFGELKGKYFLNFKGMVDTPATSAYSIVEVYGDRIDVRGFGREENRSLKIQGA; this comes from the coding sequence ATGATCACCCGACGCGACCTCCTCAAGATAGGCGGCACCGCCGCGATGTTTGCCCCCTTCGGAGGTTTCACCATCGACGCTGCGGCGGCAGCCGAAGGCGCGCCGCTGTTCAAGTTCGGTGTCGTCGCCGATCCGCAATACGCACCGGTTGTGCCGAACCTCAAGCTCAACCGCTATTACTCGAACAGCTTGTGGAAGCTGTCGGAAGCGATCGAAGCCTTCAACCAGGAAGATCTGCGTTTCGTCGCGACGCTGGGCGACATCATCGACCGGCACTGGGAAAGCTACGCGCACATCCTACCGCTCTACGACAAGCTCAAGCACGAGCGCTTCTTCCTGCTCGGCAATCACGACTTTGATGTCGCTGCCGAGTATCTGACCTCGGTCGTGCGCACCGCAGGCATGGAAAAGGCTTATTATGATTTTGCCGGCGGCGGCTACCGCTTCATCGTGCTCGACGGCAACGACGTCAGCCTGTTCGCACCACCGAAGGACGACCCGCGTCGTGAGGTCGCCGCCAAGCGGCTCGAGGACCTGAAGGCAAAGGGCGCAGTCAACGCACAGACCTGGAACGGTTCGCTGAGCGACGAACAGTTCGACTGGCTCGGCAAGACCATCGAGGCGGCACAGTCGGCAAATGAGAAGGTGATCGTCATGGGTCACTATCCGGTCTACCCGGAAAACGAACACAACATGTGGGACTCCGAACGCATCGTGGAACTGCTGACCGGATCCAGCAACGTCGTCGCCTATTTCAACGGCCACAACCACGCCGGCAATTTCGGCGAGCTCAAGGGCAAGTATTTCCTCAATTTCAAAGGCATGGTCGACACGCCTGCTACCAGCGCCTACTCGATCGTCGAAGTCTACGGCGATCGGATCGATGTCCGTGGCTTCGGGCGCGAGGAAAATCGCTCGTTGAAAATCCAAGGCGCTTGA
- a CDS encoding DUF3828 domain-containing protein, whose amino-acid sequence MKSGLLLALSVLTYSGTASAGPASDAVMFFYSPVKFAADPQFRDRFTDPVIKLFQLNDAAIKKHPDEVACIDFDPALDAQDYDDKTVADSLKLAESIEGDKATVTASFDLFAEGDDSKREMVWDLRQVDGSWKVADIASKSNSWKLSELGCSGGEEAD is encoded by the coding sequence ATGAAATCAGGACTTCTGCTTGCATTGTCCGTGTTGACCTATTCGGGCACGGCTTCGGCTGGACCGGCATCGGATGCGGTGATGTTTTTCTATTCGCCGGTCAAATTCGCCGCCGATCCGCAATTTCGGGATCGCTTCACCGACCCCGTCATCAAGCTGTTTCAGCTCAACGATGCCGCCATCAAGAAGCACCCGGACGAGGTTGCATGCATTGACTTCGATCCGGCTCTGGACGCGCAGGACTATGATGACAAGACCGTTGCCGACAGCCTGAAGCTCGCCGAGTCGATAGAAGGGGACAAGGCGACGGTAACCGCGAGCTTCGATCTCTTCGCCGAAGGTGATGATTCCAAACGGGAAATGGTCTGGGACCTGAGGCAAGTCGATGGCTCATGGAAGGTTGCCGACATCGCCTCCAAGAGCAACAGCTGGAAGCTCAGCGAACTGGGTTGTTCAGGCGGAGAAGAAGCAGACTAG
- the queF gene encoding preQ(1) synthase: protein MTTTEHLTQLGTRAETPHLPDHAILETVPFTRGDGPPAIVRFTCPEFTSLCPVTAQPDFAHIVIDYAPDTLLVESKSLKLFLTSFRNHGAFHEDCTVMIARRVAAATRPLWLRIGGYWYPRGGIPIDVFWQTGEPPKGAWLPDTGVAPYRGRG, encoded by the coding sequence ATGACGACAACGGAACACCTGACCCAACTCGGCACCAGGGCTGAAACGCCACACCTTCCCGATCATGCAATCCTGGAAACCGTGCCCTTCACGCGCGGCGACGGTCCGCCGGCGATCGTGCGCTTCACCTGCCCCGAATTCACCTCGCTCTGCCCGGTGACCGCACAGCCGGATTTCGCGCATATCGTCATCGACTATGCGCCGGACACACTTCTGGTCGAATCCAAGTCGCTGAAGCTGTTTCTCACCTCGTTCCGCAACCACGGCGCCTTCCATGAAGACTGCACCGTGATGATCGCGCGACGTGTCGCGGCAGCCACCCGGCCGCTGTGGCTGCGCATCGGCGGCTACTGGTATCCGCGCGGCGGCATCCCGATCGACGTGTTCTGGCAGACCGGCGAGCCGCCGAAAGGCGCCTGGCTGCCCGACACCGGTGTCGCCCCCTATCGCGGCAGGGGCTGA
- a CDS encoding N-acetylmuramic acid 6-phosphate etherase, producing the protein MPVFIIEGPEGLRDDAKTTLMAEITAALDEAYHIPDVRIFLREHPTANVAQDGLVAAEPIRPVCFVEAPKLANPDARRALIAKLNSGIAKAYAGIANTDDVLILCNEYPLEMAGAGGRLQSENPEIAAAADAA; encoded by the coding sequence ATGCCCGTTTTCATCATTGAAGGCCCGGAAGGCCTGCGAGACGATGCCAAGACAACCCTGATGGCGGAAATAACCGCCGCACTCGACGAAGCCTACCACATCCCCGACGTGCGCATATTCCTGCGCGAGCACCCGACAGCCAATGTCGCGCAGGACGGGCTTGTCGCTGCAGAGCCGATACGGCCGGTCTGTTTCGTTGAGGCACCCAAGCTTGCGAACCCGGATGCGAGGCGAGCTTTGATCGCAAAGTTGAACAGCGGCATTGCAAAAGCTTATGCCGGCATCGCCAACACTGATGACGTTCTTATCCTGTGCAACGAATATCCGCTTGAGATGGCTGGTGCCGGAGGTCGCCTGCAGTCGGAAAATCCGGAGATTGCCGCTGCGGCGGACGCTGCATAG
- a CDS encoding RNA polymerase sigma factor yields MDDRKYAGTAYNLELAGLIGPLRPKLHRYCARMMGSAIEGEDVLQEALMKAVEAFTASMPLTNPEGWLFRIAHNTALDFLRRRRRIRAYEAAAEVETPAGLSPDVERRIAAAASLRTFMQLPTRERSCVILMDVLGHSLREIHAVTQMSVPAIKAHLHRGRNRLRGFADSPVEKSAPVLSPQERERLSFYVEHFNARDFDVLRDRLADEVKAELVGQVVMQGRAEVSNYFGNYATEPRWHLRIGTFEGEAAVLVFDDRAAAASMPAYVVLLRWEGDRLVEIKDFRYARYIVDNADILACAE; encoded by the coding sequence ATGGACGATAGAAAATACGCCGGCACAGCATACAACCTGGAGCTTGCGGGGTTGATAGGACCCCTTCGGCCGAAACTGCATCGTTACTGTGCGCGTATGATGGGCTCAGCGATAGAGGGCGAGGATGTGTTGCAGGAGGCTTTGATGAAGGCGGTGGAGGCCTTCACTGCTTCCATGCCGCTTACCAATCCCGAGGGCTGGCTCTTCCGCATCGCGCACAATACCGCCCTGGATTTCCTGCGCAGGCGCCGGCGTATCCGGGCCTACGAAGCCGCAGCAGAAGTTGAGACGCCTGCCGGTTTGTCACCCGATGTGGAGCGGCGGATCGCAGCAGCAGCAAGCCTGCGCACCTTCATGCAATTGCCGACACGTGAACGCAGCTGCGTTATCCTGATGGATGTGCTTGGCCATTCACTGCGCGAAATCCATGCTGTGACACAGATGAGTGTTCCAGCCATCAAGGCACATTTGCACCGGGGCAGAAATCGCCTTCGAGGTTTCGCAGACAGCCCGGTCGAAAAATCGGCACCGGTCCTTTCGCCACAAGAGCGCGAGCGGCTTTCCTTCTATGTCGAGCACTTCAACGCGCGCGACTTCGACGTGCTGAGAGATCGTCTTGCTGACGAGGTCAAGGCAGAACTCGTCGGTCAAGTCGTGATGCAAGGACGGGCTGAAGTGTCGAATTATTTTGGTAACTATGCCACTGAACCACGGTGGCACCTGCGTATCGGGACATTCGAAGGCGAGGCGGCGGTATTGGTATTCGACGACCGTGCGGCCGCCGCATCGATGCCCGCATATGTCGTTCTTCTGCGCTGGGAGGGTGATCGGCTGGTTGAAATCAAGGATTTCCGCTATGCGCGCTACATAGTGGACAACGCAGATATTCTTGCGTGCGCTGAATAG
- a CDS encoding mandelate racemase/muconate lactonizing enzyme family protein: MTIASITLYRQWQPFRDGTYTCSGGRSAEGFDSTIVEITARDGSKGYGEMAPLGSFYDPAFAEGARAAMRELAPRLIGEDAAGIEALNRRMDLLLKGHPYTKAGIDMALWDLAGKRGGLSLAAMAGGAEGTAIPLYRSLAQESPDAMAARARKYIAEGYHRLQVKVGLDVNDDIGRLEAVRAAVPSGTVLFCDANGSWGTAETRRFLQATRALDYTLEQPCGSYEENLAIRPACDRPLVLDETIDGADALLRAIADGLVDGITIKLARVGGLTKAKLIRDIAIARNLKITIEDTGGAQIDTAAYCGLLLSTPALLRQHTVDFHNWVTVANGTADFAIANGSITPPKGLGLGVDVDPATFGEPIFRS; the protein is encoded by the coding sequence ATGACCATCGCTTCCATCACCCTTTACCGGCAGTGGCAGCCGTTCCGGGACGGTACCTACACCTGTTCGGGCGGTCGTAGCGCCGAAGGGTTCGATTCGACCATCGTCGAGATCACCGCACGCGACGGCAGCAAGGGATATGGCGAGATGGCGCCGCTGGGTTCTTTCTATGATCCGGCCTTTGCGGAAGGCGCGCGCGCTGCCATGCGCGAACTGGCACCGCGGCTGATCGGCGAGGATGCCGCCGGTATCGAGGCGCTAAACCGCCGCATGGATCTGCTGCTCAAGGGCCATCCCTATACCAAGGCCGGGATCGACATGGCGCTTTGGGATCTTGCCGGCAAACGCGGTGGTCTCTCATTGGCCGCGATGGCCGGCGGCGCGGAAGGCACGGCCATCCCGCTTTACCGCTCCCTGGCGCAGGAAAGTCCTGATGCCATGGCTGCGCGGGCCAGGAAATACATCGCCGAAGGTTACCACCGACTTCAGGTCAAGGTCGGCCTCGACGTCAATGACGACATCGGGCGTCTCGAGGCCGTGCGCGCTGCCGTGCCGTCCGGCACGGTGCTGTTCTGCGATGCCAATGGAAGTTGGGGGACCGCCGAGACCCGACGCTTCCTGCAGGCGACACGTGCGCTCGACTACACGCTGGAGCAGCCTTGCGGGAGCTACGAGGAAAATCTAGCCATCCGCCCGGCCTGCGACCGGCCACTCGTCCTGGACGAGACCATCGACGGTGCCGACGCCCTGCTGCGCGCCATCGCCGACGGATTGGTTGACGGCATCACCATCAAGCTCGCGCGCGTCGGTGGACTGACCAAGGCCAAGCTGATCCGCGACATCGCAATTGCCCGCAACCTGAAGATCACCATCGAAGACACTGGCGGCGCTCAGATCGACACCGCCGCCTATTGCGGGCTGCTGCTGTCGACACCGGCATTGCTGCGCCAGCACACGGTCGATTTCCACAACTGGGTCACGGTTGCCAACGGCACTGCCGATTTTGCCATCGCCAACGGCAGCATAACCCCTCCAAAAGGCCTTGGCCTTGGCGTTGATGTCGATCCGGCCACGTTCGGCGAGCCGATCTTCCGCAGCTGA
- a CDS encoding glycine C-acetyltransferase encodes MTHSFLAHLDTELAGLKAAGLYKSERVISSMQSAEIEVAGERVLNFCANNYLGLADNAELRASAQKALDRYGYGMASVRFICGTQEEHKQLEARISSFLGLEDTILYGSCFDANGGLFETLLGEEDAVISDALNHASIIDGVRLSKAKRFRYANNDMAALEEELKKAEGNRFKLIATDGVFSMDGIIANLQGVCDLAEKYGAMVMVDDSHAVGFVGKHGRGSAEHCGVEGRVDIITGTLGKALGGASGGYTSGKRQVVDWLRQRSRPYLFSNTLMPAIAAASLKVFDIIEKGDALREKLYANASHFRSSMSKLGFTLAGADHPIIPVMLGDATLAQQMATRMLERGIYVIGFSFPVVPRGQARIRTQMSAAHSTADIDRAVAAFAEVGRELGIIS; translated from the coding sequence ATGACCCACAGCTTTCTCGCCCATCTCGATACTGAACTGGCCGGCCTGAAGGCGGCGGGCCTCTACAAATCCGAGCGGGTCATCTCGTCCATGCAGTCGGCCGAAATCGAAGTGGCTGGCGAGAGAGTGCTGAATTTCTGCGCCAACAACTATCTGGGCCTCGCCGACAATGCGGAGCTGCGCGCTTCGGCGCAGAAGGCGTTGGACCGCTATGGTTATGGCATGGCTTCGGTTCGTTTCATCTGCGGCACGCAGGAAGAACACAAGCAGCTCGAAGCCAGGATCTCATCCTTCCTCGGTTTGGAAGACACTATCCTGTACGGCTCCTGCTTCGACGCGAATGGCGGCTTGTTCGAGACGCTGCTCGGCGAGGAAGACGCGGTGATTTCGGATGCGCTGAACCATGCTTCGATCATTGACGGCGTGCGGCTCTCCAAGGCCAAGCGCTTCCGTTATGCCAACAACGACATGGCAGCGCTCGAGGAAGAGCTGAAGAAAGCGGAAGGCAACCGTTTCAAGCTGATCGCCACCGACGGTGTCTTCTCGATGGATGGCATCATCGCCAATCTGCAGGGCGTCTGCGATCTCGCCGAGAAATATGGCGCGATGGTCATGGTCGACGACAGCCATGCCGTCGGCTTTGTCGGCAAGCATGGCCGCGGCTCGGCCGAGCATTGCGGTGTCGAGGGACGGGTGGACATCATCACCGGCACGCTCGGCAAGGCACTGGGCGGCGCCTCCGGCGGATATACGTCCGGCAAGCGGCAGGTGGTGGACTGGCTGCGCCAGCGGTCGCGGCCCTATCTGTTCTCCAACACGTTGATGCCCGCGATCGCAGCCGCATCGCTCAAGGTTTTCGACATCATCGAAAAGGGTGATGCATTGCGTGAAAAGCTCTACGCAAATGCATCGCATTTCCGCTCCTCGATGAGCAAGCTCGGTTTCACGCTTGCCGGTGCCGACCATCCGATCATCCCGGTGATGCTTGGCGATGCGACGCTGGCGCAGCAGATGGCCACCAGGATGCTGGAGCGCGGCATCTATGTCATCGGCTTTTCGTTCCCCGTCGTGCCCAGGGGACAGGCGCGCATCCGCACGCAGATGTCGGCGGCGCATTCCACCGCCGATATCGATCGCGCGGTCGCGGCTTTCGCCGAGGTTGGCCGGGAACTCGGCATCATTTCCTGA
- the tdh gene encoding L-threonine 3-dehydrogenase yields the protein MSNMMRALVKAKAEPGIWMERVPVPEIGPNDVLIKVKKSAICGTDVHIYNWDQWAQKTVPVPMVTGHEFVGTIADVGSAVTEYKVGQRVSGEGHIVCGHCRNCRAGRGHLCRNTLGVGVNRPGSFGEYVAIPQHNVVPIPDDIPDEIAAIFDPLGNAVHTALSFDLVGEDVLVTGAGPIGIMGALVAQCVGARKVVITDINPTRLALARKMGVRHVVDASKEKLRDVMHDEGMTEGFDVGLEMSGSAVAFRDMIDTMNNGGKIAILGIAPTGFEIDWNKVIFKMLHLKGIYGREMFETWYKMIALVQGPLDVSGLITHRIGIDDYQSGFDAMRSGNSGKVVMDW from the coding sequence ATGTCCAACATGATGCGTGCGCTGGTGAAGGCAAAAGCCGAGCCCGGGATCTGGATGGAGCGTGTGCCGGTTCCCGAGATCGGCCCCAACGACGTGCTGATCAAGGTCAAGAAGTCGGCGATCTGCGGCACGGACGTCCATATCTACAACTGGGACCAGTGGGCCCAGAAGACGGTGCCTGTGCCGATGGTGACGGGACATGAATTCGTCGGCACCATTGCCGATGTCGGTTCCGCCGTCACCGAATACAAGGTCGGCCAGCGCGTATCGGGCGAAGGCCATATCGTCTGCGGTCATTGCCGCAATTGCCGGGCGGGCAGGGGCCATCTGTGCCGCAACACGCTTGGCGTCGGCGTCAACCGGCCGGGCTCGTTCGGCGAGTATGTCGCCATCCCGCAGCACAATGTCGTGCCGATCCCGGATGACATTCCCGACGAAATTGCCGCGATCTTCGATCCGCTCGGCAATGCAGTCCATACCGCGCTGTCCTTCGACCTGGTCGGTGAGGACGTGTTGGTCACCGGCGCCGGGCCGATCGGCATCATGGGCGCGCTGGTGGCGCAATGTGTCGGTGCGCGCAAGGTCGTGATCACCGACATCAACCCGACGCGCCTGGCGCTGGCCAGGAAGATGGGCGTGCGCCATGTCGTCGATGCCTCGAAGGAAAAATTGCGCGATGTCATGCATGACGAAGGCATGACCGAGGGTTTTGACGTCGGACTGGAGATGTCGGGCTCGGCCGTTGCTTTCCGCGACATGATCGACACCATGAACAATGGCGGCAAGATCGCCATTCTCGGCATCGCGCCGACCGGATTCGAGATCGACTGGAACAAGGTCATCTTCAAAATGCTGCATCTCAAGGGCATCTACGGCCGCGAGATGTTCGAGACATGGTACAAGATGATCGCGCTGGTGCAGGGACCGCTCG